The Candidozyma auris chromosome 1, complete sequence genome includes a region encoding these proteins:
- the PRE5 gene encoding proteasome core particle subunit alpha 6, with amino-acid sequence MFRNNYDNDSVTYSPTGRLFQVEYALEAIKQGSAAVGIASSNHVVLVALKRNVEELGSYQKKIIKVDDHMGIALAGLAPDARVLSNYLRKLAMNSKLVFNRPLPTSKAVLSIADKAQENTQSYGSRPYGVGLLVAGWDETGAHLYEFQPSGSVLEYYGTAIGARSQAARTYLERNLETIRSCEHIEDLIVHGLNALRDTLSQDMELTIRNTSVSVVGKDQSFTVYDDEDVQQWLSKLDSTSNTRNNDDDDENGDNAGGDADESNEANPTDAAQEGAAGDSTNTNASGAADEDRMDTD; translated from the coding sequence ATGTTCAGAAACAACTACGACAACGACTCCGTCACCTACTCCCCCACTGGACGTCTCTTCCAGGTGGAGTATGCTTTGGAGGCTATCAAGCAGGGCAGTGCTGCCGTGGGGATTGCCTCGTCCAACCACGTTGTGCTAGTGGccttgaagagaaacgTTGAGGAATTGGGCAGTTAccagaagaaaatcatcaaagTGGACGATCACATGGGCATTGCTTTGGCCGGATTGGCGCCAGATGCTCGTGTGTTGTCGAACTACTTGAGAAAACTTGCAATGAACTCCAAACTTGTGTTCAACAGACCATTGCCCACATCCAAGGCCGTCTTGCTGATCGCCGATAAAGCCCAGGAAAACACTCAACTGTATGGCTCGAGACCGTACGGTGTTGGGTTGCTTGTGGCTGGCTGGGACGAGACCGGCGCTCATCTATACGAATTCCAGCCCTCGGGATCCGTTTTGGAATACTACGGCACCGCAATAGGTGCCCGTTCCCAGGCCGCCAGAACATATTTGGAACGCAATTTGGAGACAATACGCTCATGCGAACATATCGAGGACCTCATTGTACATGGTTTGAATGCCTTGAGAGATACATTGTCCCAAGATATGGAATTGACCATCCGGAATACCTCTGTCAGTGTAGTTGGCAAGGATCAATCTTTCACAGTAtatgatgacgaagacgTACAGCAATGGTTAAGTAAGCTTGATTCCACATCAAACACAAGAAAtaacgacgacgacgatgaaAATGGTGACAACGCAGGTGGTGACGCTGATGAGTCCAACGAAGCAAACCCGACAGATGCTGCTCAAGAAGGTGCGGCTGGAGACAGCACCAATACAAATGCATCTGGTGCTGCTGACGAAGATAGAATGGATACCGATTAA
- a CDS encoding Hsp70 family ATPase produces MLFHSTKLNRLLPRRLKESASSFLHQKRLAHNVIGIDLGTTNSAVALVQGNEPRILENEEGGRTTPSIVAFKDKETLVGLPAKRQALVNPRNTFFATKRLIGRKFEDDEVQRDIKNTSYKIARYENGDAWLETSDGRQFSPSQIGSIILQKMKHIAESHLSDEVKHAVVTVPAYFNDAQRSATKSAGQLAGLEVLRVINEPTAAALAYGIDQKKSDGVVAVFDFGGGTFDVSILDIDDKVFEVRATNGNTHLGGEDVDLLLLNRIIQQFKDEHGIDLSGDRMAVQRIREAAEKCKIELSHVKEAEINIPFITKDKHIKLKLTEDELDELSLPIINKTIDPVKRCLRDADLTAKDIDEIIMVGGMTRMPKIRKVVEELFGKKPNVSVNPDEAVALGAAIQGAVLSGQIKNVVLLDVTPLTLGIETYGGLFSPLIPRNSAVPLKKEQFFSTAVDGQTGVEIKVYQGERPLVKDNKLIGNFKLSNIPPGPKGTPQIAVSFDIDADGIINVSAADKTPYPEDSPYHGKPNEVSIQVVGQTGMSEEDIKQILEQSAQNAKKDAEYKQHVENATRVDILCTDAENVIVQFGNLMDEEDKQHINSILSSLRTKVQDVRERGVLHDVAQMTEEVNQLQTVTMAAVKKVAARQQQLQKDNSGSKGDN; encoded by the coding sequence CTCAAAGAATCAGCTAGCTCAttccttcaccaaaagCGACTCGCGCACAACGTGATCGGCATAGATCTTGGAACTACCAATTCAGCAGTGGCTTTGGTACAAGGAAATGAGCCTAGAATActtgagaatgaagaaggtggaCGAACGACACCATCTATTGTGGCATTCAAAGATAAGGAGACCTTGGTTGGACTTCCAGCTAAAAGACAAGCTTTGGTGAATCCACGTAACACCTTTTTCGCAACGAAAAGACTCATCGGGCGAAAGTTCGAGGATGACGAGGTTCAGAGAGATATAAAGAATACGCTGTATAAAATAGCAAGGTATGAAAATGGAGACGCTTGGCTAGAGACGAGCGATGGGCGTCAATTCTCGCCATCACAGATCGGATCAATCATCTTACAAAAGATGAAGCACATTGCAGAGTCTCACTTGTCTGACGAAGTAAAGCACGCTGTCGTCACAGTTCCTGCGTACTTTAATGATGCTCAAAGGCTGGCTACTAAAAGTGCCGGTCAATTGGCTGGTCTCGAAGTTCTAAGAGTTATTAATGAGCCTACGGCTGCGGCATTGGCATACGGCATCGATCAAAAGAAGTCCGATGGCGTAGTAGCCGTCTTCGACTTTGGAGGTGGTACTTTCGACGTATCAATACTCGACATCGACGATAAAGTTTTCGAAGTGAGAGCCACCAACGGGAACACTCACTTGGGTGGAGAAGATGTGGATCTCTTGCTTTTGAATAGGATTATACAACAGTTCAAAGATGAGCATGGCATTGATCTTCTGGGTGACAGAATGGCTGTCCAAAGAATTCGTGAAGCTGCTGAAAAATGCAAGATCGAATTGTCTCATGTGAAAGAGGCAGAGATTAATATTCCCTTTATAACAAAGGACAAACACATTAAACTCAAACTCACTGAGGACGAACTTGATGAGTTGAGTCTTCctatcatcaacaaaaccaTAGATCCCGTGAAGAGATGTCTCCGTGACGCTGACTTGACAGCTAAAGACATTGACGAAATCATCATGGTCGGTGGAATGACTAGAATGCCTAAAATCAGAAAAGTCGTCGAGGAGTTGTTCGGTAAGAAGCCAAATGTTTCCGTCAATCCTGATGAGGCGGTTGCGCTTGGGGCTGCAATTCAAGGCGCTGTTCTCTCAGGACAAATCAAGAACGTGGTTCTTCTCGATGTGACCCCATTGACATTAGGAATTGAAACATACGGAGGGTTATTTAGTCCTCTTATTCCAAGAAACTCGGCTGTGCCATTGAAAAAGGAACAGTTTTTCTCAACTGCCGTTGACGGCCAGACTGGTGTCGAAATCAAAGTTTACCAGGGCGAAAGACCCTTGGTAAAGGATAACAAGCTTATTGGTAACTTCAAGCTCTCTAATATCCCACCTGGACCGAAAGGCACTCCACAGATTGCAGTCTCTTTTGACATCGATGCCGATGGTATCATAAATGTCTCCGCTGCTGATAAGACGCCTTACCCCGAGGACTCACCCTACCATGGAAAGCCAAATGAGGTTAGCATTCAGGTGGTTGGACAAACTGGAATGTCAGAGGAAGACATCAAGCAAATCTTGGAACAAAGTGCTCAGAATGCCAAGAAAGACGCCGAATATAAGCAACATGTGGAAAATGCAACACGGGTTGACATCCTTTGCACTGATGCTGAGAACGTAATAGTGCAATTCGGAAATCTCATggacgaggaagacaagCAACATATCAATTCCATCCTCTCGTCCTTGAGGACCAAGGTTCAAGACGTTAGAGAAAGAGGCGTTTTACATGATGTGGCCCAGATGACTGAGGAAGTCAATCAATTGCAAACGGTGACCATGGCGGCTGTTAAAAAGGTTGCTGCAagacagcagcagctccaaAAGGACAATTCTGGCTCTAAAGGGGACAATTGA